The sequence TCAACTTACAGAACAAAACCAAAGCCAAATTTTTGAAGACAGGAAATAGTGTGATACTATCTTTTGTGGGAACTCTTGGCTTCCCCCAAAATTAGAGAACTGGGGAGAAAGAAGCCGCAGCTCAGAATCTGTGACTGGGTTGGAAGTGGAGGCTGGAAATGTGCTCAAGGTCAaaccttcctcctcccttcaaaGGAGCCTGGAGTTTTACCAATGAGCCTAGAGTGAATATTCACCCCACCATCCACCCCGGGAGATCCCTTTAAACCAGGAGCGCACAGTGAGGACAGAAACATGAATGTGCACTAACAAGTCCTGAAAGTTCAGAGGGTGATTCTCCATTTCCCCGTGGCACACAGCAGAAGAACTGTGTCTCTAGGTTCCAGGAAATGCCTGTGAGAGAGCTGTGTCCCCCAGATTCCCTTCATCACAGATGACACCCAGTGCTTAAGCCTACACCCCTTGTGACTGATCCCAAGGAGTGTTGACTAATCTAAACCAAAGGCTCTGATGTTCCACAGGAAGAAAAGAGCAGGTGGACTGCAAAGAGAATCTCTCATGAACGCAGCACCCTCATAGCCCATACAGACAGTTCTTACCATGATGCCAAGAAACTGAAATCAACAAGCCAGACCTCACACacatttacattttccttctgATTTCATACCCCCTCCTTCAGCCCCTCCTCACCATCAGCAGGGATAACCTGGAGGCTCCTGGGAACCTTTTCCCATTGGGATTTTCCTGGCACGTAGTTCCCTACCTGGACGAGTCTCCTCGTCACTAATGCTCTCCAGCGTCAagtctttagaaagaaaaacaccagGATAAGTCATTAGAGAGTGTGACTCACCAACTCCTCCTAAGTTAGCTGAAGCTGAATGATGGGCTTTTCTCCCACCCCAGGCTGCTTCCTACTTGATCCCCTAATCTTTCTTCTGGATTGACAAACCTTCCTACAGCTTCTTGGGCCAGAGGTCTATACTGGCAAAATCACTTTCACGAGAATCCCAAGTCTCTTTCCCAGCAGGAATCAAGAATCAGGTTTCTATACAATGAAGCCAGCAAGTTATTCCCTCGGGAAGTGAGTTATTTCATGGTACATACCGTTTCCTTTCCAAGCTCTTATCTgcaattatataaaagaaaacattatgagAATCAGATTCCGCTGTGCACTTCACACAGCTCTGTTATTCTCTTGACAATGATAAAAAACCAGAAGGCAGTACACTGATTTAGCCATAGGTCAAAATCCCCAAAGACTAGCACAGAGGATAGCTATAGAAAAACAAGACCTCTATTCACAGAATttacctttaaatttaatttgatatGCAAACGCACAATGCTTCATCCAAGGAGGAAAACTGGTATTGTGGAAAATGCCTCAGTATTCCAGTTGATATTGGATACTGTCATTTAAAAGCAGCATAGCATGTATCAGTTGGGAAGACATGCTTACTGAATTCCAGCCCCACAAAGACAATAGTGTACAGTGTACATAATGTACATTGCCAGGTtttcaaatcaaaattaattGAGAAGTAAAGAATCAGGAAAGCAACATTGATGTAGAAGACAAACAGGGGGATCTTACCtggacatcatcatcatcatcatcatcatcatcacaatcaacatcaccatcatcatcatcatcatcttcatctttgCATTGTGGTGAGCATCTTAAAAACAGGCCATCCTCAGGACGAGCTGGAAGgacacagaggaaagatcagTGCACCGGTGGTTGGTGACTGTGAGTCACTCAGGGAGCTTTGCTGCATGTGGTGTATGGAGGTGGTTGATATACAAGAATGGACTGAGTTGATACTGGGCTATTCCCCTGAGTGGAAGATGGATGGCAGAGGAGGGGAGCTGGAAAGGCATGAGATATGGAGACCTTGGCTTCGTACTAGAGGCATCGGGCAGCAACACAAaacaatcaactcaaaatggaactGAAATGCACACTGAGGGTCAATGGAAGAGTGCCTTCCTGCCTCCCAAATGTTTTGAAACTCTTCTAAACAAACAGCCGTTTGTTAGTGTATTCAAGATCGTGTCAGTACACTAGAATCTAATCATGCTGATACTACATTTAGCATCTGTTTTAAAGGATTTATTACTTGATTAAAAGCCTATTTTATGGGTGAAATAGACTCAATTTTTCCCAAATTACTCTATTCTATTAATCACACATTCTTTTTCATAGAgatcatttaaaatttcaatattaaAATGCTACAATTAAAAATAGTCATGATTTCCTCTTTGTAAGTCTTCTTCTGGAACGACTTCTACACACCCTTTTGGGGATCTGTCATCAGGGGCTTCAGAACCTCCTGTGTGACTCTCCCTGGGGAGATTCCCAAAAATCAAGCTTCATTCAAACAGGCCAAGCTCACACAGCCAGCTCTACCTACACCAGTGAAGCTGAGAGACGTGACTTTGACCACTTTCTGCCATGAAGATAAGTTTAAAAGTTCAAATACACATTATCTACTGAAATGAGGAAATGTATACcaatagaaatgaacaaattcatgAAAAAATGTACAGGAGTATGGGGGTGATTTTTGGTTAAgtagtttaattaaaaattatttttttggccGAGTactctggctcacacctgtaatcccagcactttgggaggttgaggcaggtggatgacctgaggtcaggaggtcatgaccagcctggccaaaatggtgaaaccccatttctactaaaaatacaaaaagttagccaggcatggtggtgagcgcctgaaatcccagctactcaggagtctcaggcaggagaattgcttgaacctgggaggcagacgttacagtgagccgagatcatgccattgcactccagcctgggcaagaaaagtgaaccttcatctctctctctctctctctcctcctgtctctctctctctctttctatctctctctctctctctctctctatatatatatatatatgatgccTATTCATTCAGACTTACAAAATATTGGTATAGGAAATCAAAAATTCTTATCAGTCATGTTAAATCTAACTTATCAGCTGTCAACATGAAGATCCCAGGAAATAAGGAAGGTACAAATAAGTGGAAAGGCATCCTgtattcatggataggaagactaaTCCTGACTAACAATAATACAGACATGATCTACAGACTCACAACAATTACTATCAAACTGGTAACAGCCATctgtgcagaaatggaaaagataatcctaccattttaatgaattttatgtgCCTTATGTAACCATGATGACGTTAAAAAAATAGAGTTAGAGGATGCAGGTTCATGAgattgaaatacacacacacacacacacacacacacacacacacacaaatacagaaatacagaaagtATGCTTCTACCGTAGGGGCACTCATAAGTTTCACAGATATAGAGAGCCCTGAATTAAATGCACACATATACAGtaaattgatcttcaacaaaggtgtCAAAAATACACAATCGGGGGAAAGGAAagcctcttcaacaaatgatggtAAAACTGCGCATTCTCattcaaatgaagaaatagaatgcTGACAGTGTGCTCAAGGTTGTGCTTCTTCCTCCATTTCCAAGGCACTGGAGCTTTTGCACTGAGCCCAGATTGAATTTTCATTCTGTCCTCCACGCCGAGGAAGAGCTCTTGGTACCAGAGGTAAGcagggaaaaacagacaaatgagtgTGCTGCCAGGAAACCTAACAGTTCATAAGGTGAGGATCAATGTCTCCTATGCCTCTGGGCACACCACAGAAGAATTTTGTCTCCAGCATTAAGTAACTGCCTGTGATAGAACTCTGTCCTAAACTAAAGGCTTTGAGATTTtgcagtggcagaggcaggaaagagcAGGTGTTCTAGAAAGatcatctttaaataataaataagaagagGTGATCAAAAACACAGGATACTCAAAATCTCATAAACTCAAAAGAACTAACTTCActtacatttactttttctttttctctttctacaccctccctcagcctcccaagcagcaggtATAACATGAAGGCTCCTGGAAATGCTGTGTTATTAGACTACACGTGAAGTCTTCTTACCTACCTAGAAAGGTATCCTCTTCCCTGCTGAGATTCTCCAAAATCCAATCTTTAGAACGACCAACATCAGGATAAGTCAGGGAGAGGTGCACTCACTTCTCCTCCTCCAGGTGAAGACACACCGGCTCACAAAAAATCTCCTGGTTGGTCCTCTGGGTTCACACACATTTCTACAGCCCCTCTGGTCATACCTATACACTTGCAAAATCATTTGCTCTCACCAGATCCCCAATATTTTTTAACAGGAACCCAGATTAAGGTTTCTATATATTAAAGCCAGCAagtttgtttctcagaaagtgagtTAGTTCAAGGTACGTACCCAGGACAAGTGATGGTAAAATCTGCAATGAGACAAAAGAAGATGCCATGAGGATCAGATCAATTCTGCTGCACCCCTTACACAGATCTGTGAGTCTCTTGATGACTTCAGAAAACTACCTGTGAAACAGTGGTGAGTCAAAGTCAAAGTCAAAGGCCAAACATTCTAGAATAGAGGACACTCATGGAAAAGACAAGAGCTTTTCCCACAAAATTTATCCTTGACGTTGATTTAGGTTGGTAAATGCACAATGCCTAATCCAAGGAGAAAAACTGGTGTGGAGGAAAACGTCTCTGCATTACAGCTGGTGATGGATGCTGTCCTTCAAAACATCCTAGTGTGTCGTGTATTAGATGAAAGGAAactgccactgaactccatcctcACAAAGAGAATAGTGTGTGTCGTACATAATGTGCcttgtcatatttttatataaaaattaattgagaaggaaagaaatcagatgaaggaaataatgtatacagTGGTCCATTTTTAACACAAAGTACCTTGAACCGGTTTAGGTCAGCAAAGGACAGAAGAAATAGGATATGCCAGGCTCCTGATTGGATGGGCAATACCTGCTCATTGGACCCTCTCCTCCCCATTTAGTTGCCCTCACTTCAACCAAAGAAGATTAGTCTAAGATGAAAGTTTACTAGCCTGGAAAATAGCTCGTTTTGTCTGTTCTTCTCAGCCTGGCCAGCTACTTAGGTCATAAGTCAAATACTTGAAGTGCCCCTGAGCTGACTAGGATAGCAATGCATTGTGGGCTGCAACAAAATGCAGTAAGACAACTCTAGAAAAATACCTAAAGTCTCTCCCCAAAAATCAATAGGCAACACCTGGGAAGATTGTGACCCCACAGTTCTCAGCCTATGAGGAACCAGGGGAGGGACCTGCACACTAGGGGATAAATTGCTTGTGGAAAGTGTGCTGGGTGTGTCTGCCCATCAGACACCGGATCTTGCAACACTgtcattaaaagtctcactttctgccaggtggagtggctcacacctgtaatcccaacactttgggaagctgaggtgggcagattacctgaggtccggagttcgagaccagtctggccaacatgctgaaacaccatctccactaacaatacaaaaattagctgggcatggggacacatgcgtgtaatcccagctactcgggaggttgtggcaggagaattcattgagcccaggagatggagctgagattgcaccactgcactccggcctggccaactgagtgagactctgtctcaaaaagaaaaaaacaaaaaaaaaaaaaaaaaaaggaaagaaaatctcactcttgctgtttttcagctccctgagtccattctttgggtttggactgGTCAGTTTGTTTCTCACATCAGAAAACCAACATTTCCTTACAAGACAAAGAAAGGTGTTCTTACCTggacatcatcatcaccatcatcatcatcaccccaGTCATCATCTTCACTTGGTGGTAGGCATACTAAACTCAGGTTGTCCATAGAAAAAGCTGGAAGGACACAAGAAAGATCAGTGCACCGATGGTTGGTGACTGTGAGTCACTCAGGGAGCTTTTCTGAATGTGGTGTATGGAGGTGGTTGATTAACAAGCATGAACTGAGTTGATGCTGGGCTATTCCCCTGAGTGGAAGAGGGATGGCAAAGGAGGGGATCAGGAAAGACATGAGACATGGAAGCCTTGGCCTTGTACTAAAGACATCATGCAGCAACACAAAACAGTCAAcccaaaatggaaataaagcacACACTAAGGGTCAATGGAAGAATGCCTTCCTCCGTCTCAAATGTTTTGAAACTCTACGAAACAAACAGCATTTTCTTAACGTATTCAAGACTGTGTAAGTACATTAGCACCCAATTATGCTGGTACTACATCTAGCATCTGTTTTAAAGGattaattacttaatttattGGTGAAAAGGATTCAATTTTACCCAAATTACTCTGTTCTACTGATCacacatttttgttcatttgtttgttcatttgttagtttgtttgtttctgaaacagagtctcactgtgtcatccaggctggagttctgtggcacgatattggctcactgcaagctccacctcctgggttcacaccattctcctacttcagactctggagtagctgggactacaggcacccgtcatcacgcctggctaactttttttgtattttcagtagagatgggatttcaccatgttagccaggatggtctccatctcctgacctcataatctgcccaccacagcctcccaaagtgctgggattacaggcatgagtcacggcACCAGACAGAtcacaatttctttttcatagaggtcatttaaaaaactaagtattaaaatgataaaattaaaaatagtcatGATTTCCTCTTTGTAAGTCTTCTTCTGGAACCATGGTGTGTGCACACAATTTTTTGGGTTCCTGTGATCAAGGGCTTCAGCAGCTCTGTGTCGCTCTCCCTCAGGAGATTCCCTAAAGATCAGGCTTCATTCAAACAGGCCAAGTTCACACAGCCTGCACAACCTACACCAGCGAAGCTGAGAGACATGACTCTGAAAACTTTCTGCCATGAGGATAAGTTTCCAGGTTCAAATATACACGAGCTACTGAAATGAGGAAATGTATACCAATAGAAAATGAGCAAATTCATGAAAAAATGTCCCTGAGTGTGGGGGTGATTTTTGGTTAACTAGcatacataatattttttatttgatgcaTAATCATTCAGACagacaaaatattggcaaaagatacagatttggccaggcacggtggctcatgcttgtaatcctagcacttagggaggccaaggtgggtggatcaagaccatcccggccaacaaggtaaaatcacatctctattaaaaatacaaaaattagctggatgtggtggcatgcatctgtagacccagctactcaggaggataaggcaggagaatcacttgaacccgggaggtggaggtggcagtgagcagagatcatatcATTGCACACCTgtatggtgacagagtgagactctgtctcaaagacaaaaaaacaaaaaaagaaatcacaaattcATATCAGTCACATTAAATCTAAATAATCAGCTGTCAACATAAAGATTCTGGAAAGTAAAGAACGTACAAGTAAGTTGGAAGGCTTCCCATATTCATGGAAAGGAAGACTAAACCTGACTAACACACAATACTACACACATGATCTATAGACTAACAACAACTGCTACCAAACTGGCAACAGCCATctgtgcagaaatggaaaagataatcCTAAGATTAGGATTCAATTAGCCATGGATTAGGATTCAAAAGGCCTCAAATAGCCATGGCAACATTGAAAAAGAATAGTGTTGGAAGATGCACATTCATGAGattgaaatctaaaaataaaaataaaaataaaaaacaggaaaattcaGACAGCATGCTTCTACTGTGGGAGGCACCCATAAGTATCACAGATATAGAATCAAGAGCACAGaattaaatgcatacatacagagtcagctgatcttcaacaaaggtgccaagaatacacaatggggaaaggaaaacGACTTCCACAAATGATGGTAAaactgcatattctcattcacATGAAGAAATGGAATTCTGACAGTGTACTCAAGGCTGTGTTTCTCCCTCCATTTCTAAGACACTGGAGCTTTTCAGTGAGCCCACAGTGAATTTTCATTCTGTCCTCCATGCCCAGGGAGATGTCTTGATACCAGAGGTAAACAGCAAGGATAGACAAATGAATGTCCTGCCATGAAACCTAAGTTCATAAGGTGTGGATCAATCTCTCCTATGCATCTGGGCACACCGCAGAAGAGTTTTATATTCAGGATTAAGTAACTGCCTGTGACAGAACTATGACCCAAACCAAAGGCTGTGACAATTTGCAGTGGCACAGGCAGAAAAGAGCAGGTATTCTCTGAAAAGTCATCTTTAAATAATAAACCAAGAACAGGTGATTGAAAATACAGGATACTCAAAAGCCCATGAACATAGTACTCCTCACCATGATGACATTAAAGTCTGAAAATAACAAATGTggcttatatttactttttctttttctctttctataccctccctaagcctcccaagcagcaggtATAATATGAAGGTTCTTGGAAATGCTGTTTTATTAGACCCCATCTGAAGTCTTGTTGCCTACCTGGAAAGGCATCCTCTTCCCCGCTGAGATTCTCCAGAATCCACTCTTTAAAACCACCAACATCAGGATAAGTCAGTGAGAGGTGCACTCACTTCTCCTCCTCCCAGTGAAGACTCACTGGCTCACACAAAATCTCCTGGTTGGTCCTCTGGGTTCACACACATTTCTACAGCCCCTCTGGTCATACTTATACACTTGCAAAATCATTTGCTCTCACCAGACCCCCAACATTTTTTAACAGGAATCCAGATTAAGGTTTCTATATATTCAAGCCAGCAAATTTGTTTCTCAGAAAATGAGTTAGTTCAAGATACGTACCCAGGACAGGTGATGGTAAAATCTGCAGTGAGACAAAAGAAGATGCTATGAGGATCAGATCAGTTCTGTTGCCCCCTTACACAGATCCGTTCGTCTGTTGATGACTTCAGAAAACTACTTTTGAAACAGTGGTTGAGTCCATGTCAAAGACAAAACACTCTAGCATAGAGGACATGCATGGAAAAGACAAGAGCTTTTCTCACAGAATTTCTTTGAAGTTGATTTAGATTGGTAAACTCACAATGCCTAATTCGAAGAGGAAAACTTGTGTGGAGGAAAATGCCTCTGCATTACAGTTGATGATGGATGCTGTCATTCAAAAACATCCTACCATGTCATGTATTAGATGGGAAGACATTCCCAGTGAACTCCACCCCAAGAAGGACTATTGTGTATGTTGTACATAATGTGTCCCATCATATCCTTATACCAAAATTAATTGAGAGGGAAAGAAATCAGGTGAAGAAATAGTGTATACAGTGGTCCATTTTTAAGACAAAGTGTCTTGAAGTTGTTTAGCTCAGCAAAGGACAGAAGAAATACTAAGCTCGTGGTTGGATGGGCAATGCCGGCTTGTTGGGTCCCCCTTCCACCCCGCTTAGTTGTCCTCACTTTAACAAAGAAGTATAGTCTAAGTTGAAAGTTTACTAGCCTGCAAAATAGCTTGCTTCGTCTGTTCTTCTCAGCCTGCCCAACTACTTAGGTCATAAGTC comes from Macaca fascicularis isolate 582-1 chromosome 10, T2T-MFA8v1.1 and encodes:
- the LOC135964418 gene encoding uncharacterized protein isoform X4; this translates as MDNLSLVCLPPSEDDDWGDDDDGDDDVQILPSLVLARPEDGLFLRCSPQCKDEDDDDDDGDVDCDDDDDDDDDVQIRAWKGNDLTLESISDEETRPVISDCSIEQTADSSSHPFSPWGHSPTHALTQTGVQW